Proteins from a genomic interval of Lycium ferocissimum isolate CSIRO_LF1 chromosome 2, AGI_CSIRO_Lferr_CH_V1, whole genome shotgun sequence:
- the LOC132046912 gene encoding BEL1-like homeodomain protein 2: MGIAITTTPRPCDTSHNSKVQKYQIHQVSENPNSMSQDYHHHSLFSFPNGFERTQAEQQHQQQQQQHMAAQQIRRDKLRVQGFEPAPFEEETSGLPAVYETAGMLSEMFNFPPGTANATELLETQFNPNYRQPNPNPRPQQIHATAMGNEWFGNRQGMVVGGGASHPFGYAKNHSTPNNQSINAAESMQLFLMNPKPRSPSPSPPNSNSSTLHMLLPNPSSTSTLEGFPNPTEGSFGQFMSWGNGGASATTTTNHHLNTPNAIGGLNVVESQGLSLSLSSSLQHKAEELQMSGEASGMLFFNQQGVGGGSSSGQFRYKNSNIGGSGVSQDIHQVHVGYGSSLGVVNVLRNSKYAKAAQELLEEFCSVGRGKFKKNNKASSTNPNSNPSGGNNGGGNNESSQDLPPLSAADRIEHQRRKVKLLSMLDEAHRRYNHYCEQMQMVVNSFDLVMGFGAAVPYTALAQKAMSRHFRCLKDAIAAQLKQSCELLGEKDAGTSGLTKGETPRLKMLEQSLRQQRAFHQMGMMEQEAWRPQRGLPERSVNILRAWLFEHFLHPYPSDADKHLLARQTGLSRNQVSNWFINARVRLWKPMVEEMYQQEAKEEEGDDNEREQSQSQNSGNNAQTPTPNMSNSSSTNMTTTTTTTAPTTTTALAAPAETGTAAIAITVTSSKRSQINAHDNDPSLVAINSHTSFSENQASFPTNIHNPDPAACRRGNFAGDENNYGTTPNTDNMGSTMIRFGTTTGDVSLTLGLRHAGNLPENTHFFG, encoded by the exons ATGGGTAtagcaataacaacaacacctcGTCCATGTGATACGTCTCATAATTCAAAGGttcaaaaatatcaaattcaTCAAGTCTCGGAAAATCCCAATTCTATGTCCCAAGATTATCATCATCACAGTCTCTTCAGTTTCCCAAATGGGTTCGAGAGAACACAAGCCGAACAGCAGCACCAGCAACAACAGCAGCAACACATGGCCGCGCAACAGATCCGTCGAGATAAATTACGAGTGCAAGGGTTCGAACCCGCACCGTTTGAAGAAGAAACGAGTGGTCTTCCAGCAGTTTATGAGACAGCTGGAATGTTATCTGAAATGTTTAACTTCCCTCCTGGAACCGCAAACGCAACTGAATTATTAGAAACTCAATTCAATCCGAATTATAGACAGCCCAACCCGAATCCACGACCACAACAAATTCATGCCACGGCCATGGGGAACGAGTGGTTCGGGAACAGACAAGGTATGGTAGTAGGTGGAGGTGCAAGTCATCCATTTGGATATGCAAAAAATCATAGTACTCCTAACAATCAGAGTATTAATGCAGCCGAGTCCATGCAACTTTTCCTTATGAATCCAAAGCCAAGGTCACCCTCACCATCTCCTCCTAATTCAAATTCCTCTACGCTTCACATGTTGTTACCGAACCCATCATCTACTTCAACACTTGAAGGGTTTCCCAATCCGACTGAAGGATCTTTTGGTCAATTCATGTCATGGGGGAACGGAGGAGCAAGTGCCACCACCACAACCAATCATCATCTCAATACCCCAAATGCAATCGGAGGATTAAACGTCGTAGAAAGCCAAGGACTTTCTTTATCTTTGTCATCTTCGTTACAGCACAAGGCCGAGGAATTACAGATGAGTGGGGAAGCTAGTGGAATGTTGTTTTTCAATCAACAAGGAGTTGGAGGAGGGTCTAGTTCTGGACAATTTCGATACAAGAATTCTAATATAGGTGGATCAGGAGTAAGCCAAGacattcatcaagtccatgttGGGTATGGGTCTTCATTGGGAGTGGTCAATGTGTTGAGGAATTCCAAGTATGCGAAAGCTGCCCAAGAACTGCTGGAAGAATTCTGCAGTGTTGGGAGAGGcaaattcaagaagaataaCAAAGCATCTTCCACGAACCCTAATTCGAACCCTAGTGGTGGCAATAACGGTGGCGGTAACAATGAATCTTCACAAGATCTACCTCCTTTATCAGCTGCTGATAGGATTGAGCATCAGAGAAGGAAGGTCAAACTTTTATCTATGCTTGATGAGGCAC ATAGGAGGTACAATCATTACTGCGAACAAATGCAGATGGTTGTAAATTCGTTTGATCTCGTGATGGGTTTCGGTGCGGCAGTTCCCTATACAGCACTTGCACAAAAAGCCATGTCAAGACACTTCAGGTGTTTAAAAGATGCAATAGCAGCACAATTGAAGCAAAGCTGTGAGCTGTTGGGAGAGAAAGATGCAGGAACTTCGGGATTGACTAAAGGAGAAACTCCGAGGCTTAAGATGCTTGAACAAAGTTTGAGGCAGCAAAGGGCCTTTCACCAAATGGGAATGATGGAACAAGAAGCTTGGAGACCCCAAAGGGGCTTACCTGAACGTTCTGTCAACATTTTGAGAGCTTGGCTTTTTGAGCATTTTCTCCACCC GTATCCAAGCGATGCTGATAAGCATCTGTTGGCAAGACAGACTGGTCTCTCCAGAAACCAG GTATCAAACTGGTTCATAAATGCCAGGGTGCGGTTGTGGAAACCGATGGTAGAAGAGATGTATCAACAAGAGGCCAAAGAAGAAGAGGGAGATGATAATGAGAGAGAGCAAAGCCAAAGCCAAAACAGTGGCAATAATGCACAAACACCAACGCCTAATATGAGTAACTCTTCTTCTACTAATATGACAACAACTACTACAACAACAGCCCCTACAACTACGACAGCACTAGCTGCCCCTGCAGAGACAGGAACAGCTGCCATTGCCATAACAGTTACCTCAAGCAAAAGATCCCAAATCAATGCCCATGATAATGACCCTTCACTTGTTGCAATCAATTCCCATACTTCCTTCTCGGAAAACCAAGCATCTTTTCCGACCAACATTCATAATCCCGACCCCGCCGCTTGCCGTCGCGGCAACTTTGCCGGTGACGAAAATAATTATGGGACCACCCCAAATACTGATAATATGGGATCCACCATGATAAGATTTGGGACCACCACTGGTGACGTGTCACTCACCTTAGGGTTACGCCATGCAGGAAATTTACCCGAGAATACTCATTTCTTTGGTTAA